The genomic DNA CGACACCCTCGACGCAGGCATTCAGCCGGTGCTGGCCGGGTACGCCGCCCTACCCCCCGACCACCGCCCGGCGGCCCTGGCCCAGGTGAAGACCTATTACTTAAAGAAGCGCTACCTCTTGCGGCTTCGCCAGCAATTGGCTACCTTTGCGGCCCGCCCGTGACTACCGGCCGAGCGGAATCGTTCTTGCCCGGATGGCGGAACCGGTAGACGCGATGGTCTCAAACACCATTACCGCAAGGTGTGCCGGTTCGACTCCGGCTCCGGGTACCAGGAAGCGTTAAGTGCTCCTCCTAAAGCAAGCCTCAAAAACTGTAAATCTGTTCGCAGATGCAGTTTTTGAGGCTTTTTTGCGTTTGGCCCGGTCGGGGTTTGCCCAGACTTATGGAAGCGGTTACGCCAGCTTTTCTTTTACTAGTCCTCCTGAGGAGAATGATGCTACACTCGTCACGAAGTAGGTGTGGCGTTGGTTAAAAGTTTGGGCCAAAAGTCGCATTTGGGAGAGTAGCCGCAGTTGCTTAGCCTTCAGCCGCCTCCCATGCAACCCCTTGTCCTAAGGCAAACCCAGGCCGGGGCACCAGCCGGCGCGCCGAGCGCCGCGCCGGCCCCGGTTCAGCTACGCAAATTTCGCCCGTAGCTGCTGGTTGGCCTGCCCGTGCAGCGGCCTACCGTGCCCAAATACGGCCGTGTCGAACGACAAGGCGGCGGCTTTCTGAATGCTTTGCTGACCCAGCGCCCGGTCTTCGTAGAGGGTGCTGTAGGCCAGGCCCAGGACGTGCGCGCACAGGTCGGCGGCAATCAACACGCCCTCGCTTGGGAGCAGCAGCGCCACGTGGCCAGCGCTGTGGCCGGGCGTATGCACGACCTGGATGCCACCCAGCAGCGGAATCACGTCGCCGTCGCTCAGCTTTTCTTCCACGGCCACGGGCGGCACGGCGTTGCCCGCGCTTTTGATAAACATCTGGTAGATAAACCGATTCGTGATGCCTGGCGTGAGGGTCATGGGCCGGCCGCTCACGCCTTTTTCCAGCAGCTGGGCATCGGCGCGGTGGGCATATACGCGGGCGTTGGTCTGCCGCTTGATGTCGGCGGCGTTGCCGGTATGGTCGGTGTGCAGGTGGGTGAGAATGATGCGCTTAATGTTGGCCGGGTCCTTCCCTTCCTTGCGTAGGGCGGCGAAGATTTTAGGGGTGCTGCCCGGCAGGCCGGTATCGACCAGCGTCAGGCCATCGTCTTCGATAACGAAGGCATTGACGGCCCCCAGGCTGATTTGGTACAGCCGGTTAGTGATTTTCTCCATGTTGAGGATGGGGTAGAAAAGTATACTGAGCAATGGGACTAGCCTGGCGGCGCTGCTGGCGGGGCCGGCCGGGGGAGCCGACTTTGGCGGCGCTGGGCCCGATGCACCACCGCCACCACCACCACCAGCGAAAAGAACGGCAGGCCACAGCCGACCAGGAACCAACGCCAAAAGGAGCGCCCGTGGCTATAGGCATAGTACCCGGTCAGGGTGGGCAGGAACAGCAGCGGGGCCGTTAGCACCAGCAGGGCCTCTAGCACGCGGGAAAGTCGGCTGCGGCATGGCCAGCAGCCCGCGCCACTAGCCTGTTTTTTGCGTCGGAATCGGCTACGCCTGGCAGCCGGCAGGCATGTGGTTGACTAAGCACCCCGCAAAAGTGGGGGGTTGCCCGCACCGGCGACGATAACAATTGTTAAAAACCACCGCTGGGCCGGCCGCTTATTTGCGGTTGCGGATGCGGCTGAGCGAGACGCCCGTGATACCCAGGTAGGAGGCAATGTAGTGCTGCGGCACCCGCTGGAGCAGGTGCGGGCGGTTGTTCACCAGGTTC from Hymenobacter psoromatis includes the following:
- a CDS encoding MBL fold metallo-hydrolase → MEKITNRLYQISLGAVNAFVIEDDGLTLVDTGLPGSTPKIFAALRKEGKDPANIKRIILTHLHTDHTGNAADIKRQTNARVYAHRADAQLLEKGVSGRPMTLTPGITNRFIYQMFIKSAGNAVPPVAVEEKLSDGDVIPLLGGIQVVHTPGHSAGHVALLLPSEGVLIAADLCAHVLGLAYSTLYEDRALGQQSIQKAAALSFDTAVFGHGRPLHGQANQQLRAKFA